A part of Candidatus Methylomirabilota bacterium genomic DNA contains:
- a CDS encoding OsmC family protein, whose protein sequence is MSSDKVDLVRSSSGGVVGRAQSLARGQRLVLDSSARPQPDALTNSEAFLAGISSCGVTLIEAYAQEKGIPVQRMDVTIEGVRAAADPSRFSSITMTFEIAGVSQSEAEALVETYRNR, encoded by the coding sequence ATGAGCAGCGACAAGGTCGATCTCGTTCGGTCGTCCAGTGGCGGCGTGGTCGGACGGGCCCAGAGCCTCGCGCGGGGCCAGCGACTCGTCCTCGATTCGTCCGCGCGCCCGCAGCCGGACGCGCTCACGAACAGCGAGGCGTTCCTGGCGGGCATCTCGTCCTGTGGCGTCACGCTGATCGAGGCGTACGCCCAGGAGAAGGGGATCCCGGTCCAGCGGATGGACGTCACGATCGAGGGTGTCCGCGCGGCCGCCGACCCGTCGCGGTTTTCCAGCATCACCATGACCTTCGAGATCGCCGGGGTGAGCCAGTCCGAGGCCGAGGCACTGGTGGAGACCTACCGGAACCGCTGA